Proteins encoded by one window of Kribbella italica:
- a CDS encoding winged helix-turn-helix transcriptional regulator: MKPYTCGLDAAADVIGGKWKPRILWALSHGPLRFGELRKEVSGVTEKMLIQQLRELESRRIVHREVYRQVPPKVEYSLTPLGETLNVALGPLDLWGAEHMVELESSRC, from the coding sequence ATGAAGCCGTACACCTGTGGGCTGGACGCCGCCGCCGACGTGATCGGCGGGAAGTGGAAGCCGCGCATCCTGTGGGCGCTCAGTCACGGACCGCTACGGTTCGGTGAGTTGCGCAAGGAGGTCTCCGGCGTCACCGAGAAGATGCTGATCCAGCAGTTGCGTGAGCTGGAGTCGCGGCGGATCGTGCACCGGGAGGTCTACCGTCAGGTCCCGCCGAAGGTGGAGTACTCGCTCACGCCGCTCGGCGAGACCCTGAACGTGGCGCTCGGGCCACTGGATCTGTGGGGCGCGGAGCACATGGTGGAGTTGGAGTCCAGCCGTTGCTGA
- the map gene encoding type I methionyl aminopeptidase, with protein sequence MIFKDRGIEIKTREQILAMRRAGLVVGRTLELLRAAVKPGITTGELDAIAEDHIRSSGATPSFLGYHGFTGSICASVNEEIVHGIPGDRVLADGDLISIDCGAIVDGWHGDAAISVGVGTISDELQDLARVCEESMWRGFAAARLGGRLTDISAAVEAHVRASSPYGIVEDFVGHGIGSAMHQPPNVPNFGKAGKGPKLVEGLALAVEPMITLGKQDNHTLEDDWTVVTDDGTVAAHTEHTFTLTPQGPWVMTALDGGEAKLAELGVTFGPLAD encoded by the coding sequence ATGATCTTCAAGGACCGCGGGATCGAGATCAAGACCCGCGAGCAGATCCTGGCCATGCGCAGGGCCGGCCTGGTGGTCGGCCGCACGCTGGAGCTGCTCCGGGCCGCGGTGAAGCCCGGCATCACCACCGGTGAGCTGGACGCGATCGCCGAGGACCACATCCGGTCCTCCGGCGCGACGCCGTCGTTCCTGGGCTACCACGGCTTCACCGGGTCGATCTGTGCCTCGGTGAACGAGGAGATCGTGCACGGCATCCCCGGTGACCGGGTGCTGGCCGACGGCGACCTGATCTCGATCGACTGCGGTGCGATCGTCGACGGCTGGCACGGCGACGCGGCGATCTCGGTCGGCGTCGGCACCATCTCCGACGAGCTGCAGGACCTGGCCCGGGTCTGCGAGGAGTCGATGTGGCGCGGCTTCGCGGCGGCCAGGCTCGGTGGGCGGCTGACCGACATCTCGGCCGCGGTCGAGGCGCACGTGCGCGCCAGTTCGCCGTACGGGATCGTCGAGGACTTCGTCGGGCACGGGATCGGGTCGGCGATGCACCAGCCGCCGAACGTCCCGAACTTCGGCAAGGCGGGCAAGGGCCCCAAGCTGGTCGAGGGGCTGGCCCTGGCGGTCGAGCCGATGATCACGCTGGGCAAGCAGGACAACCACACGCTCGAGGACGACTGGACCGTGGTCACCGACGACGGCACCGTGGCCGCGCACACCGAGCACACGTTCACGCTGACCCCGCAGGGTCCGTGGGTGATGACCGCGCTCGACGGTGGCGAGGCCAAGCTGGCCGAGCTCGGGGTGACGTTCGGCCCGCTGGCCGACTGA
- a CDS encoding NAD(P)-dependent oxidoreductase, translating into MKTPVTVLGLGAMGTALAQAFVSAGHPTTVWNRTPGRAPDLTGVTRAKTVADAVSASSLVLVCLLDDASVQEALAPAATEFAGRTLVNLTNGTPAHARRTADWATQQGADYLDGGIMAVPAMIGGPAAFVLYSGSEAAFEKHGPTLSTVARPQFVGADPGLAALHDLALLSGMYGMFSGAIQALALTSSEKVSPTAFTEQLLVPWLTAMMAGIPALARELEYGADDAAGSNLAMQSAGFVNLLDASRDQGVDPALLVPMGELLARAVREGHGDEDIAAVVPLLRTAG; encoded by the coding sequence ATGAAGACACCCGTGACCGTTCTCGGCCTCGGCGCGATGGGAACCGCCCTCGCCCAGGCCTTCGTCTCCGCCGGCCACCCGACCACCGTCTGGAACCGCACTCCCGGCCGCGCGCCCGACCTGACCGGCGTCACCCGCGCGAAGACCGTCGCCGACGCCGTCAGCGCGAGCTCGCTGGTCCTCGTCTGCCTGCTGGACGACGCCTCCGTCCAGGAAGCGCTCGCGCCGGCCGCCACCGAGTTCGCCGGCCGCACGCTGGTCAACCTCACCAACGGCACGCCCGCGCACGCCCGTCGTACCGCCGACTGGGCCACGCAGCAGGGCGCCGACTACCTGGACGGCGGCATCATGGCCGTCCCCGCGATGATCGGCGGTCCGGCCGCCTTCGTCCTCTACAGCGGGTCCGAAGCCGCCTTCGAGAAGCACGGACCGACGCTCTCCACCGTCGCTCGTCCACAGTTCGTCGGAGCTGACCCGGGCCTCGCCGCGTTGCACGACCTCGCGCTGCTGAGCGGCATGTACGGCATGTTCTCCGGGGCGATCCAGGCCCTCGCGCTGACCTCCAGCGAGAAGGTCTCCCCCACCGCGTTCACCGAGCAGCTCCTGGTCCCCTGGCTCACCGCCATGATGGCCGGCATCCCTGCTCTGGCAAGGGAACTGGAGTACGGCGCCGACGACGCGGCCGGCTCGAACCTGGCGATGCAGTCGGCCGGGTTCGTGAACCTGCTCGACGCCTCTCGCGATCAGGGCGTCGATCCGGCTCTGCTCGTCCCGATGGGAGAACTGCTCGCCCGCGCCGTACGGGAGGGACACGGCGACGAGGACATCGCGGCCGTCGTACCGCTGCTCAGGACTGCTGGGTAG
- a CDS encoding GNAT family N-acetyltransferase: MNAVTFRRVTRADFPLLAEWLAHPHVARWWNHETSPEAVERDFGAAVDGTEPSEDFLLLVDGVRAGLIQRSRLADYPEELEAFAELTEVPDGTVIVDYFIGAEQQTGHGLGTAMIAALIERTWTDLPGTPAVLVAVVAANRNSWRALERAGLRRVAEGAMEPDNPVDDPLHFVYRVDRP; the protein is encoded by the coding sequence ATGAACGCAGTCACCTTCCGCCGCGTCACTCGTGCCGACTTCCCGCTGCTCGCCGAGTGGCTGGCGCATCCGCACGTCGCTCGCTGGTGGAACCACGAGACCAGCCCCGAAGCAGTCGAGCGGGACTTCGGCGCCGCCGTCGACGGCACCGAGCCCTCCGAGGACTTCCTGCTGCTGGTGGACGGCGTACGGGCGGGCCTGATCCAGCGCAGCCGGCTGGCCGACTACCCCGAGGAGCTCGAGGCTTTCGCCGAGCTGACCGAGGTCCCGGACGGCACGGTGATCGTGGACTACTTCATCGGTGCCGAGCAACAGACCGGGCATGGGCTGGGTACGGCGATGATCGCCGCCCTGATCGAACGGACCTGGACCGACCTGCCCGGTACGCCGGCGGTGCTGGTCGCCGTCGTCGCGGCGAACCGGAACTCCTGGCGGGCGTTGGAGCGCGCCGGGCTACGGCGGGTCGCCGAGGGGGCGATGGAGCCGGACAACCCGGTCGACGACCCGCTGCACTTCGTCTACCGGGTCGACCGGCCCTAG
- the infA gene encoding translation initiation factor IF-1, whose amino-acid sequence MPKKEGVIELEGTIVEALPNAMFRVELSNGHKVLAHISGKMRQHYIRILPEDRVVVELSPYDLTRGRIVYRYK is encoded by the coding sequence ATGCCCAAAAAAGAGGGAGTCATCGAACTCGAGGGCACCATCGTCGAGGCTCTGCCGAACGCGATGTTCCGTGTTGAGCTGTCCAACGGGCACAAGGTGCTCGCGCACATCAGCGGCAAGATGAGGCAGCACTACATCCGGATCCTCCCCGAGGACCGGGTCGTCGTGGAGCTGTCGCCGTACGACCTCACCAGGGGTCGGATCGTCTACCGGTACAAGTAA
- the truA gene encoding tRNA pseudouridine(38-40) synthase TruA — MRWRIDLRYDGTGFHGWAKQAGLRTVQGDFEEALRTILRTELAPTVTCAGRTDTGVHARGQVAHVDLDTPMTARELHRRLNGVLPEDVWVTSAAVAPEGFDARFSALYRRYVYRICDDPVGWDPVRRQEVLRVGLALDVDRMNDAAQRLLGEHDFAAFCRKREGASTVRALREFSWVRVAPGRIEGTVIADAFCHSMVRALVGSIVPVGDGRREADWPATVLAARVRNSAVTVLPAHGLTLEEVRYPADDQVAARAVETRQVRGEVHRRG, encoded by the coding sequence GTGCGTTGGCGGATAGACCTGAGATACGACGGGACGGGATTCCACGGCTGGGCCAAGCAGGCCGGGCTCAGGACGGTGCAGGGCGACTTCGAGGAAGCTCTCCGGACGATCCTGCGGACCGAGCTCGCCCCGACCGTGACCTGTGCGGGCCGGACCGACACCGGGGTCCACGCCCGTGGCCAGGTGGCCCACGTGGACCTGGACACCCCGATGACTGCCCGGGAGTTGCATCGCCGGCTCAACGGCGTCCTGCCCGAGGACGTCTGGGTGACCTCGGCCGCGGTGGCCCCGGAAGGCTTCGATGCCAGGTTCTCGGCGCTCTACCGCCGGTACGTGTACCGGATCTGCGACGACCCGGTCGGCTGGGATCCTGTCCGCCGTCAGGAGGTCCTGCGGGTCGGCCTCGCGCTGGACGTCGACCGGATGAACGACGCCGCGCAGCGGCTGCTCGGTGAGCACGACTTCGCCGCCTTCTGCCGCAAACGCGAGGGCGCGAGCACGGTCCGGGCGCTGCGCGAGTTCTCCTGGGTCAGGGTCGCTCCCGGACGGATCGAGGGCACGGTGATCGCCGACGCGTTCTGCCACTCGATGGTGCGCGCGCTGGTCGGCTCGATCGTCCCGGTCGGAGACGGACGCCGCGAGGCGGACTGGCCGGCGACGGTGCTCGCGGCGCGCGTCCGCAACTCGGCGGTGACGGTGCTGCCGGCGCACGGGCTCACGCTGGAGGAAGTGCGCTACCCCGCGGACGACCAGGTGGCTGCCCGAGCTGTCGAGACCCGCCAGGTCCGAGGAGAGGTGCACCGCCGTGGCTGA
- a CDS encoding ABC-F family ATP-binding cassette domain-containing protein yields MGHVDVAGIGFELPDGRVLLDDITFRVGDGAKVALVGANGSGKTTLTKIIAGDLKPHSGSIARSGGLGVMRQFVGSVRDTSTVRDLLLSVAPEAIRTAAAKLDEAELKMMEADDEKTQLRYAQAVSDWGEVGGYDAEVLWDVCTTAALGIPFDNCRWREVKTLSGGEQKRLVLEALLRGPDEVLMLDEPDNYLDVPGKRWLEEQLNATTKTVLYISHDRELLANTATRIVTVELGAAGNTIWTHGSGFKTYHEARKHRFERLEELRRRWDEEHAKLKALVLMYKTKAAYNDGLASRYKAAQTRLAKFEEAGPPQAIPREQKVSMRLTGGRTGKRAVVTTGLELTGLMKPFDLEVWYGERVAVLGSNGSGKSHFLRLLANGGSDPDVEHQPVGEVEIPSVAHTGGAKLGARVRPGWFAQTHEHPELAGRTLLEILHRGDEHRDGMGRELASRKLDRYELAHAAEQSFDSLSGGQQARFQILLLELSGATLLLLDEPTDNLDVESAEALEEGLDSFDGTVLAVTHDRWFARDFDRYLVFGSDGSVYESTEPVWDEGRVERAR; encoded by the coding sequence ATGGGTCATGTGGACGTCGCCGGGATCGGGTTCGAGCTGCCGGACGGGCGGGTGCTGCTGGACGACATCACGTTCCGGGTCGGCGACGGCGCCAAGGTCGCGCTGGTCGGTGCGAACGGGTCCGGCAAGACGACGCTGACCAAGATCATCGCGGGCGACCTGAAACCGCACAGCGGCAGCATCGCGCGCTCCGGCGGGCTGGGCGTGATGCGCCAGTTCGTCGGCTCGGTGCGGGACACCTCGACCGTGCGCGACCTGCTGCTCAGCGTCGCGCCGGAGGCGATCCGGACCGCCGCGGCCAAGCTCGACGAGGCCGAGCTGAAGATGATGGAGGCCGACGACGAGAAGACCCAGCTGCGCTACGCCCAGGCCGTCTCGGACTGGGGCGAGGTCGGCGGGTACGACGCCGAGGTGCTCTGGGACGTCTGTACGACGGCCGCCCTCGGCATCCCGTTCGACAACTGCCGCTGGCGCGAGGTGAAGACGCTGTCCGGCGGCGAGCAGAAGCGGCTCGTGCTGGAGGCGCTGCTGCGCGGTCCGGACGAGGTGCTGATGCTGGACGAGCCGGACAACTACCTCGACGTACCGGGCAAGCGCTGGCTCGAGGAACAGCTCAACGCGACCACCAAGACCGTGCTGTACATCAGCCACGACCGGGAGCTGCTGGCCAACACGGCGACCCGGATCGTCACCGTCGAGCTCGGTGCGGCCGGCAACACGATCTGGACGCACGGCAGCGGCTTCAAGACCTACCACGAGGCCCGCAAGCACCGGTTCGAGCGGCTGGAGGAGCTGCGCCGCCGCTGGGACGAGGAGCACGCCAAGCTCAAGGCGCTGGTGCTGATGTACAAGACCAAGGCGGCGTACAACGACGGCCTGGCGTCGCGCTACAAGGCGGCGCAGACCCGGCTGGCCAAGTTCGAGGAGGCCGGCCCGCCGCAGGCGATCCCGCGCGAGCAGAAGGTCAGCATGCGGCTCACCGGCGGCCGGACGGGCAAGCGGGCCGTCGTGACCACCGGGCTCGAGCTGACCGGTCTGATGAAGCCCTTCGACCTGGAGGTCTGGTACGGCGAACGCGTGGCCGTGCTGGGCTCCAACGGCTCCGGCAAGTCGCACTTCCTGCGTCTGCTGGCCAACGGCGGCTCCGACCCGGACGTCGAGCACCAACCGGTCGGCGAGGTCGAGATCCCGTCGGTCGCCCACACCGGCGGCGCCAAGCTCGGCGCGCGCGTGCGGCCCGGCTGGTTTGCGCAGACCCACGAGCACCCGGAGCTGGCCGGCCGGACGCTGCTGGAGATCCTGCACCGCGGCGACGAGCACCGCGACGGCATGGGCCGCGAGCTGGCGTCACGGAAGCTGGACCGGTACGAGCTGGCGCACGCGGCCGAGCAGTCGTTCGACAGCCTGTCGGGTGGTCAGCAGGCCCGCTTCCAGATCCTGCTGCTCGAGCTGTCCGGTGCGACGCTGCTACTGCTCGACGAGCCCACCGACAACCTCGACGTCGAGTCCGCCGAGGCGCTGGAGGAGGGCCTCGACTCGTTCGACGGCACCGTCCTCGCCGTCACCCACGACCGCTGGTTCGCCCGCGACTTCGACCGCTACCTGGTCTTCGGCTCCGACGGCTCGGTCTACGAGTCGACCGAGCCGGTCTGGGACGAGGGCAGGGTCGAGCGCGCTCGCTAG
- a CDS encoding DNA-directed RNA polymerase subunit alpha, translating to MLIAQRPTLTEEVVGEHRSRFVIEPLEPGFGYTLGNSIRRTLLSSIPGAAVTSIKVDGVLHEFSTVAGVKEDATQLILNLKDLVVSSEHDEPVTMYLRKQGPGDVTAADIAPPAGVEVHNPDLKIATLNEKGRLEMELVVERGRGYVSAIQNKSADAEIGRMPVDSIYSPVLKVTYKVEATRVEQRTDFDRLVVDVETKPSMLPRDAVASAGKTLVELFGLARELNVEAEGIDIGPSPVDEQMAADLALPVEDLQLTVRSYNCLKREGIHTVGELISRSEQDLLDIRNFGSKSIDEVKLKLAEMGLSLKDSPPGFDLRAAAEAYGDDAEDEDESFAETEQY from the coding sequence GTGCTTATTGCACAGCGCCCCACCCTGACCGAAGAGGTCGTCGGCGAGCACCGCTCGCGGTTCGTGATCGAGCCGCTGGAGCCGGGCTTCGGCTACACCCTCGGCAACTCCATCCGCCGCACCCTGCTGTCGTCCATCCCGGGCGCCGCCGTGACCAGCATCAAGGTGGACGGCGTGCTGCACGAGTTCTCGACGGTCGCGGGGGTCAAGGAAGACGCCACCCAGCTGATCCTGAACCTCAAGGACCTGGTCGTCTCCTCCGAGCACGACGAGCCGGTCACCATGTACCTGCGCAAGCAGGGCCCCGGTGACGTCACCGCCGCCGACATCGCGCCGCCGGCCGGCGTCGAGGTGCACAACCCGGACCTGAAGATCGCCACCCTGAACGAGAAGGGCCGGCTCGAGATGGAGCTGGTCGTCGAGCGGGGCCGCGGTTACGTGTCCGCGATCCAGAACAAGTCCGCCGACGCCGAGATCGGCCGGATGCCGGTCGACTCGATCTACTCGCCGGTCCTCAAGGTCACCTACAAGGTCGAGGCGACGCGTGTCGAGCAGCGCACCGACTTCGACCGGCTGGTCGTGGACGTCGAGACCAAGCCGTCGATGCTGCCCCGCGACGCCGTCGCGTCGGCCGGTAAGACGCTGGTCGAGCTGTTCGGCCTGGCCCGCGAGCTGAACGTCGAGGCCGAGGGCATCGACATCGGCCCGTCGCCGGTCGACGAGCAGATGGCCGCCGACCTGGCGCTGCCGGTCGAGGACCTGCAGCTGACCGTCCGGTCCTACAACTGCCTCAAGCGCGAGGGCATCCACACCGTGGGTGAGCTGATCTCGCGCAGCGAGCAGGACCTGCTGGACATCCGCAACTTCGGCTCCAAGTCGATCGACGAGGTCAAGCTGAAGCTGGCCGAGATGGGCCTGTCGCTGAAGGACTCGCCCCCCGGCTTCGACCTGCGCGCCGCTGCCGAGGCCTACGGTGACGACGCCGAGGACGAGGACGAGAGCTTCGCCGAGACCGAGCAGTACTGA
- a CDS encoding adenylate kinase gives MRMLLMGPPGAGKGTQAKVLAERLNIPAVSTGDIFRQNVKDETELGLEAKRFMDAGNYVPDEVTNAMVRDRLSEADAGAGFLLDGYPRTLPQVGTLDDILAEHGHKLDAVVALVADADVLVDRMLKRAKIDGRADDSEEVVRHRQDVYTAETKPLLQVYAQRGLLVEVDGVGEIDEVSERVLAALKSLGE, from the coding sequence ATGAGAATGTTGCTGATGGGTCCGCCCGGGGCGGGCAAGGGCACGCAGGCAAAGGTGCTTGCGGAGCGTCTGAACATCCCGGCAGTCTCCACCGGCGACATCTTCCGGCAGAACGTGAAGGACGAGACCGAGCTGGGTCTCGAGGCGAAGCGGTTCATGGACGCGGGCAACTACGTCCCCGACGAGGTCACGAACGCAATGGTGCGGGACCGGTTGTCCGAAGCGGACGCCGGCGCGGGCTTTCTCCTGGACGGTTACCCCCGGACACTGCCGCAGGTCGGCACGCTGGACGACATCCTGGCCGAGCACGGCCACAAACTGGACGCGGTGGTGGCGCTGGTCGCCGACGCCGACGTCCTGGTGGACCGGATGCTCAAGCGGGCCAAGATCGACGGCCGGGCGGACGACTCCGAGGAGGTCGTCCGGCACCGCCAGGACGTCTACACCGCCGAGACCAAGCCGCTGCTGCAGGTGTACGCGCAGCGCGGTCTGCTGGTCGAGGTGGACGGCGTCGGCGAGATCGACGAGGTCAGCGAGCGCGTGCTCGCCGCCCTGAAGTCGCTCGGCGAATGA
- the rpmJ gene encoding 50S ribosomal protein L36: MKVNPSVKKICDKCKVIRRHGRVMVICENPRHKQRQG; the protein is encoded by the coding sequence ATGAAGGTCAATCCGAGCGTCAAGAAGATCTGCGACAAGTGCAAGGTGATCCGCCGCCACGGCCGGGTCATGGTGATCTGCGAGAACCCGCGGCACAAGCAGCGGCAGGGCTGA
- a CDS encoding SigE family RNA polymerase sigma factor, translating into MAEPMTSAPALDFETFVGERADALLRFAYVLTGDKSLAEDAVQDALTTACARWGRVSRADDPEAYVKRMVVNAHISWWRRFRRREAPVPEPDRSAAAPDGTADRAQAEAVWELCKTLPDRQRAAVVLRFYEELSYAEIGVLLHCAEATARSHVHRALAVLKKTLTKEGADDA; encoded by the coding sequence TTGGCCGAACCGATGACCAGCGCGCCCGCACTCGACTTCGAGACCTTCGTCGGCGAGCGGGCCGACGCGCTGCTGCGGTTCGCCTACGTGCTGACCGGTGACAAGTCGCTGGCCGAGGACGCCGTCCAGGACGCGCTGACGACGGCCTGCGCCCGTTGGGGCCGGGTCAGCCGCGCCGACGACCCCGAGGCGTACGTCAAGCGGATGGTGGTCAACGCCCACATCTCCTGGTGGCGCCGGTTCCGCCGGCGGGAGGCGCCGGTGCCGGAGCCGGACCGGTCCGCGGCGGCCCCTGACGGTACGGCGGACCGGGCGCAGGCCGAGGCGGTCTGGGAGCTCTGCAAGACCCTGCCCGACCGGCAGCGGGCGGCGGTGGTGCTGCGCTTCTACGAGGAGCTGTCGTACGCCGAGATCGGCGTGCTGCTGCACTGCGCGGAGGCGACGGCCCGGTCCCACGTGCACCGGGCGCTCGCCGTACTGAAGAAGACGCTGACCAAGGAAGGAGCCGACGATGCCTGA
- the rpsM gene encoding 30S ribosomal protein S13, whose translation MARLVGVDLPRDKRIEVALTYIFGVGRTRALKTLEATGISGDKRVHELGDEELVKLRDWIEGNYKIEGDLRREVTADIRRKIEIGSYQGRRHRSGLPVRGQRTRTNARSRKGRKKAIAGKKKK comes from the coding sequence ATGGCACGCCTCGTTGGCGTCGACCTCCCGCGTGACAAGCGCATCGAGGTCGCACTCACCTACATCTTCGGTGTAGGTCGTACTCGCGCCCTGAAGACGCTCGAAGCCACCGGCATCTCCGGTGACAAGCGCGTCCACGAACTGGGCGACGAGGAACTGGTCAAGCTCCGGGACTGGATCGAAGGCAACTACAAGATCGAAGGTGACCTCCGTCGCGAGGTGACCGCGGACATCCGCCGCAAGATCGAGATCGGGTCGTACCAGGGTCGCCGGCACCGCAGCGGCCTGCCGGTGCGTGGTCAGCGCACGCGGACCAACGCCCGTAGCCGGAAGGGTCGCAAGAAGGCGATCGCCGGCAAGAAGAAGAAGTGA
- the rpsK gene encoding 30S ribosomal protein S11: MPPKSRTAAGAKKVRRKEKKNVAAGHAHIKSTFNNTIVTITDPTGAVISWASAGTVGFKGSRKSTPFAAQMAAEAAGRRAMEHGMRKIDVFVKGPGSGRETAIRSLGAVGLEVGTIQDVTPTAHNGCRPPKRRRV; the protein is encoded by the coding sequence ATGCCTCCCAAGAGCCGCACCGCGGCCGGCGCGAAGAAGGTGCGCCGCAAGGAGAAGAAGAACGTGGCCGCCGGCCACGCGCACATCAAGAGCACGTTCAACAACACGATCGTGACGATCACCGACCCGACCGGCGCGGTCATCTCGTGGGCTTCCGCGGGCACCGTCGGCTTCAAGGGTTCGCGCAAGTCGACCCCGTTCGCCGCGCAGATGGCCGCCGAGGCCGCCGGGCGCCGGGCGATGGAGCACGGCATGCGCAAGATCGACGTCTTCGTGAAGGGTCCCGGCTCCGGCCGTGAGACCGCGATTCGTTCGCTGGGTGCGGTCGGCCTCGAGGTCGGCACCATCCAGGACGTCACCCCGACCGCCCACAACGGCTGCCGCCCTCCCAAGCGGCGCCGGGTCTGA
- a CDS encoding methyltransferase — MADHFFSEDPASADVRRTVQARIWDRDYEFITASGVFSRDRLDLGTSILLREVRPSGSLRTILDLGAGYGPIACALAVELPEADVWAVDVNNRALELTGLNAAAAGVAERVHAVQPDDVPDDVVFDELWSNPAIHIGKPELHKMLLRWFGRLKPGGVAWMVVGKNLGGDSLQRWLTEQGYPCERVASSKGFRILKATATNRGGSPS; from the coding sequence GTGGCTGACCACTTCTTCTCGGAGGACCCGGCCTCGGCCGACGTACGGCGTACTGTGCAGGCCCGGATCTGGGACCGGGACTACGAGTTCATCACCGCGAGCGGCGTCTTCTCCCGGGACCGGCTGGACCTCGGTACGTCGATCCTGCTGCGCGAGGTGCGCCCTTCGGGCAGCCTTCGGACGATCCTCGACCTCGGCGCCGGCTACGGGCCGATCGCGTGCGCGCTGGCCGTCGAGCTGCCGGAGGCCGACGTCTGGGCCGTCGACGTGAACAACCGGGCGCTGGAGCTGACCGGGCTGAACGCCGCCGCCGCGGGCGTCGCCGAGCGCGTGCACGCGGTGCAGCCCGACGACGTACCGGACGACGTGGTGTTCGACGAGTTGTGGTCCAACCCGGCGATCCACATCGGCAAGCCGGAGCTGCACAAGATGCTGCTGCGCTGGTTCGGCCGGCTGAAGCCCGGGGGCGTCGCGTGGATGGTGGTCGGCAAGAACCTCGGTGGCGACTCGCTGCAGCGCTGGCTGACCGAGCAGGGCTACCCGTGCGAGCGAGTGGCCAGTTCGAAGGGCTTCAGGATCTTGAAGGCCACTGCAACGAACCGAGGCGGATCGCCGTCCTGA
- the rpsD gene encoding 30S ribosomal protein S4: protein MARYTGPMTKKSRRLGVDLVGGDKAFERRPYPPGMHGRGRPKESEYLLQLREKQKARYAYGVLEKQFSLYYKEASRRPGKTGDNLLIILESRLDNVVYRAGLARTRRQARQLVVHGHFTVNGIKVNIPSYRVAAHDVIDVRAKSNEMTPFIIARETHSERVVPAWLEALPERLRILVHQLPTRAQIDTQVAEHLIVELYSKN, encoded by the coding sequence ATGGCCCGTTACACCGGACCCATGACCAAGAAGTCGCGCCGTCTCGGGGTCGACCTCGTCGGTGGCGACAAGGCGTTCGAGCGTCGTCCGTACCCGCCGGGTATGCACGGCCGCGGCCGTCCCAAGGAGAGCGAGTACCTGCTTCAGCTCCGTGAGAAGCAGAAGGCCCGCTACGCCTACGGCGTGCTCGAGAAGCAGTTCAGCCTGTACTACAAGGAGGCCTCGCGGCGTCCGGGTAAGACCGGTGACAACCTGCTGATCATCCTCGAGTCGCGTCTCGACAACGTCGTGTACCGCGCCGGTCTGGCCCGGACGCGTCGTCAGGCCCGTCAGCTCGTCGTGCACGGTCACTTCACCGTGAACGGCATCAAGGTCAACATCCCGTCGTACCGCGTCGCGGCGCACGACGTGATCGACGTCCGCGCGAAGTCGAACGAGATGACCCCGTTCATCATCGCGCGGGAGACGCACTCGGAGCGGGTCGTCCCGGCATGGCTCGAGGCCCTGCCGGAGCGGCTGCGGATCCTCGTGCACCAGCTGCCCACCCGGGCGCAGATCGACACCCAGGTCGCAGAGCACCTGATCGTCGAGCTCTACTCGAAGAACTGA
- a CDS encoding DUF1707 SHOCT-like domain-containing protein: MPSSYQPHQRFTEADRDKIAGRLRDAFADGRLDQPEFSRRLDDLYGAQTYGELEPLVRDLPPVRTYQTPAVVQNVQPAPEPGTFPERKKENQPQRNLQGLLGGFTGVVVINVIIWFVIGVANGGEWPNFWPVWLLIPWALMGMGHFGKRR, translated from the coding sequence ATGCCCAGCTCGTACCAGCCCCACCAGCGCTTCACCGAAGCCGATCGCGACAAGATCGCCGGCCGGTTGCGCGACGCCTTCGCGGACGGGCGGCTGGACCAGCCGGAGTTCAGCCGGCGACTCGACGACCTGTACGGCGCGCAGACCTACGGCGAGCTGGAGCCGCTGGTGCGTGACCTCCCGCCGGTCCGGACGTACCAGACGCCCGCGGTGGTGCAGAACGTGCAGCCCGCCCCGGAGCCCGGCACCTTCCCGGAACGCAAGAAGGAGAACCAGCCGCAGCGCAACCTGCAGGGGCTGCTCGGCGGTTTCACCGGCGTCGTCGTCATCAACGTGATCATCTGGTTCGTCATCGGCGTCGCCAACGGCGGCGAATGGCCGAACTTCTGGCCGGTCTGGCTGCTGATCCCGTGGGCCCTGATGGGCATGGGTCACTTCGGAAAGCGTCGGTGA